In one Nicotiana tomentosiformis chromosome 6, ASM39032v3, whole genome shotgun sequence genomic region, the following are encoded:
- the LOC138894100 gene encoding uncharacterized protein produces the protein MAIHKRLSNVDRLARWGIQVPIACVLCIDSYMETQSHLFFECPYSSYIRKKLLLWVGVNRQIGQWESEIGWLSLKVNNMNPTGAILGFLFAAAVYHIWMERNLRRCQQTTTDNRVKEITLQLQIAGQRRRNGSIFWIL, from the coding sequence ATGGCAATTCACAAGAGATTATCCAATGTGGATCGACTAGCAAGGTGGGGCATTCAAGTCCCAATAGCTTGTGTCCTGTGTATTGATAGCTATATGGAAACACAATCCCACTTGTTCTTTGAATGTCCCTACTCTTCCTATATTCGAAAGAAGTTGCTACTATGGGTTGGCGTTAATAGACAGATTGGTCAATGGGAATCAGAAATTGGATGGCTCTCACTAAAGGTAAACAACATGAATCCTACTGGTGCTATACTTGGATTTCTATTTGCAGCAGCTGTCTACCACATCTGGATGGAAAGAAACCTTAGAAGATGTCAGCAAACTACCACGGACAATAGAGTGAAAGAAATAACCTTACAATTGCAAATAGCAGGGCAGAGACGCAGAAATGGAAGTATATTTTGGATACTTTGA